CTCTATTTTTTATCTCATCTTTTGGTACGCCCTTTAATCTGCCCATATAATATATGTTATCCCATACTGTTAGATCTCCATACGGTTCACATTCTTGTGGTATAACCCCTAGTAGCTTCTTAATGTGTCTATCATTAGGTCTTTTTCCAAGAACTCTTATTTCTCCTCTTGTTGGCGTCAGTTCACCGTATATTTGCTTTACTAAAGTAGTTTTACCAGCACCATTAGGACCTAATAGAGCTATTATTTCGCCTTCTTTTACAAACATCGTAATATCTTCATTTGCTATTAACTTTCCATAAGCTTTCCATACTCTATTCACTTCAATAACGTTCATAAATCTTCTTAGTATTATGTCCTTTTAAATTCTTTGTAAATTAGAATTTATAAAACATTACAGTAAAACATAGATTATATTAAACCCTTATAAATCTCATTGTCTAAATAATTGCCTATGGGAAAAATAAGGATAGACCTACCCCAAGATGAGATACCAACAAATTGGTATAATATTTTGCCAGATCTTCCGGAAGAACTTCCACCACCGATAGATTCAACTGGAAAATCATTGGAATTGTTGAAAATCGTTTTACCGAGTAAGGTGTTAGAGCTCGAATTCACAAAGGAGAGATACGTTAAGATACCAGAAGAGATTTTAGAAAGATACCTACAAGTCGGGAGGCCAACTCCCATAATCAGAGCTAAAAGATTAGAGGAGTATTTAGGAAATAATATTAAAATATATTTAAAAATGGAGAGTTATACATATACTGGTTCTCATAAGATTAATAGTGCATTAGCGCATGTTTATTATGCTAAGCTAGACAATGTAAACTTCGTTACTACAGAAACTGGAGCGGGTCAATGGGGTTCAGCAGTTGCCTTAGCTTCCGCATTATTTAAGATGAAAGCTCATGTTTTCATGGTAAGAACTAGTTATTATGCAAAACCCTATAGAAAATATATGATGCAGATGTATGGTGCTGAAGTACATCCCTCACCGTCAGACCTTACTGATTTTGGAAGAGAACTGTTAGCTAAAGATCCTAATCATCCTGGCTCCTTAGGTATAGCGATAAGTGAAGCAGTAAAATACGCTTATGAACATGGTGGTAAATACGTAGTAGGAAGTGTGGTAAACTCAGATATAATGTTTAAGACTATTGCAGGAATGGAAGCGATGAAGCAAATGGAATCTATAGGTGAAGATCCAGATTACATTATAGGCGTAGTGGGCGGAGGATCAAACTACGCTGCATTAGCATACCCCTTCTTAGGTGAGGAATTAAGAAGAGGTAAAGTAAGGAGAAAATATATTGCTAGTGGTTCGTCAGAAATTCCTAAAATGACAAAAGGTGTTTATAAATATGATTATCCAGATACTGCAAAATTATTGCCAATGCTAAAGATGTACACAATAGGATCGGATTTTGTGCCACCTCCAGTATATGCAGGTGGATTAAGATATCATGCAGTAGCTCCAACACTCAGTTTACTAATGTCTAAGGGTATAGTAGAGGCTAGAGATTATTCGCAAGAGGAATCATTTAGATGGGCTAAGCTGTTTTCAGAATTAGAAGGATATATACCAGCTCCAGAGACCTCTCATGCCCTACCTATATTGGCTGAAATTGCGGAAGAGGCTAAGAAGTCTGGAGAGAAGAAGACCGTGCTAGTAAGTTTCTCTGGACATGGCTTACTAGATTTAGGAAACTACGCTTCAGTATTATTTAAAGAATAGTAATTCCCTTTTTTATCTTGTGAAAAAAGCTTTACTAATAGTAGTAGGAAGTTTACTACTAACTATCTCCCAATGGTATGCATTCTTTTTGGTTTCACAGCTTTCATTTATTATATTAAGTGAGCTTATTGGGTCGATAGTTTTCATGACTGGTTTTATAACTAGGGCTATGGGGAGTGTATTTTTTGGTCATATAGGAGATAGGATAAACAGAAAAACTGCTCTCATTCTAACGGGCATCATCCTAATTATCTCATCTATTCTCCTTACATTTTTTCCAAATACGGTGTCATTATTAGTTTCAAGGTTATTGCAGGGATTTAGTTTAGGTGGAGAATGGGGAGGAGCTAGTACAATTATTGTTGAAATGTATTCTAGCTATAAATTTAGGGGGTTTATTGCGAGTTTCATTCAGTTAGCAGTTCCAATTGCGGTGATCTTATCGTCGTCTACAATTATTCTAATTCCAATTGATAAATGGAATTACTCCTTTATTATCATTATAATATTATCTATGATTTCTCTTATTCTAGTTAAGGACATGGATTCTGAGCTGGTAGTACCATCAAGAAGTAAATTACCTCTCTTAGAGGCAATAAGAGATGACTGGAAAAATATCTTAAAGGCAATAGGAATAAAGGTTACAGAAAGTGCTATTTTTTACATATTCACGTCATTCATTTTTGCAGAATCTAGCCTAACTAGGAGTATAGCATCAATAGTTTTACTATCAATATCTCTACAATTGTTCTTTCTACCATTTTTTGGTTATTTAAGTGATATAATAGGAAGAAAAATGGTGGTAGTTGTGGGATTAATAATTGCAGTTTTAGGAATTTTCTCATTTTTCTTCTCAGTTGCTTTAGGGGAAATCTTATTTTCAATTTCAGATTCTGCACTATATGCTCCTCAATCCTCTATATTTACTGAAATATTTGATAAGAAATATAGGGTAACTGCTTCCAATTTATCTTATCAGATTGCAAGTGTGTTGGGAGGTGCTCTTGCACCTCTTCTTATTAGAGAAACCAATTCTCAACTAGTTATAATAGTTTATATATGTATAACTCTTATATGCGTACTTCTAATAAAGGAGACTAAAGGTGCAAGTGTTTAATCTCTTCGTATAATTGCGGTCATGCAATGAATACCCCCAGCTCCCCCAGTTAGGTTTGAAACCTTAACTTCTATCACATCTAGGCCTTCCTTTTCAAATTTTTTATTTGCAGGATTTTTAGGCGAAATTATCTTCCCATCATCAATTGTAAGAAAATTAGTGGCATATTTACTTGCTTCTTTTATATTTACACTAATCAAATTGAAGCCCTTCTCTTTCATTATATAATCATATAATGTAGTTATATTTACTAGTTTATTATCATAATATACTTCAACTTTACTTTCTTTCATTAATTCTTCTACACCAACTACTGAAGCAGAAGATGCTACGTTAAAGAACGTATCTAAATGAAAGAACTCGTTCTTAGTCTCATAAACCACACCAATCTCTTTTCCGTCTAGCAATTGGGACAACTCCTTTACACCATTAATATCACTTCTATTTCCAATTCCAACCAAAACAAAATCTCCCATGGGGTAAAAATCTCCACCTTCCAATTTTCCTGTTTTTATCTCATTATATTCTATACCTAATGCCTCCCAAAATAACTTAATGACCTCTATCTCCTTTTCTCTTTGATGAGTAAACATCTTTCCTATGATAACTCCTTTATGGGTAGTTATCTGTTGATCCCTCATAAAGTACAAATTAGATAAAGGGTCGATAAGTGTCACCTCTAAATGAAGACCCCTTTCTCTCTCCTTATATTTAAGTAAAGGTCTTAAGATTAGCAATTCTACTAGGAACTCTGGATCATCACTTCCGACTTTAACCTTATCCACTACTTTATCTTTAAATTTTTTATCGTATTTTATCTTTTTTATGAGAGTTTGCTTAAGCCTATATATTACTATCCTCTCCTCTTTTAATGTTCTTCTAAGTGTATCATGCTCTTTTCTAGCTTTATTCCATTTGAATTGTCTAGCATAGAGAAATGAAGAAGAATCTAGGAGTCCAAACATTACTTCTAATCCTGGCTTATGCATTGCTATCTCTCTTAGCTTATTCCATTCCGCATTAGCATAAGCTCTCATTAAAATAAGATTAATATCTTAATGTATATAAGCTAATTTTCAAGTGTTATCTACAGTCCTTATTGCGTCATTTAATATCCTCTCTAGTGCATGTTCAGTACCCTGCATAAAATGATTCTTATTCCAATTTTCAGATAGCCTTAGGAGACCACTCATCCTGACTCTCCATTCAGAGATAATTTTTCCTTTAAAAACCTTAACCTTATTATATCCCCTTATTGGTCCATCTAAGTATTCAAAAGTTAGGGATTTCTCGTTCTCGTCAACAGTTATTCTTACTCTACCATTCGAGGGGAATGCGAATCTGATTTTACCTTCATATATATTTTTGCTTACTTCTTTCACGTCTAACTCTCTAACTCCCCTCCAGTACTTTGGGATCGAATTTACATCTCTTACAATTGTCCAAACCACCTCTTCTGGGAGTGTAAAACTCTTCTCTATGGTAAATTCTATCATTAAAAACTCTTTATTTGCCTGGCTTAAAATGATTTTGCAATCGAGAGTTTTCTACGTAGTGTGAAAAGTGATAGTTTATTTGTTTTATTTCCAAAAAATTAGATAGTTAACGAAAAATACTTAAACATAGTATCTAAAAATGTACTATGTATCTGATTGCAACCGATGACGGACTATTTAGGCTTAATGAGAAAGATCGAGAAATAGAGAGACTGACGCAAGGTTACTCGGTTAATGATGCCATATTACCATATATTTGCTCTTCAAGGCAAGGAGTGATAGTAAATGGTGAGACTATAATAAATGAAGGATGTTGGAGATTATGGAGATATATGGGCGCTGTCTACGCTTCAATAGAGGGTCCAAAAATTTATGAGATTAAAGGTGATAAGAGGGAAGTTAATTTAATACTAGATTTAACAAATGAGGCTAAAGAATTAGGCTGGGATTTCCCCTACGGTCCGCCTCACATCACAGATTTCGCCGTATTTAAAGGTCAAATAATAGCTACAGTAGAAGAAGGCAATCTCTTAGTAGGTGATTCAATAAGGAAATTGAGGCCGATAGAGTTCATCGCAGACATGCATAACCTTTTGGTTAAAGGAGATAATTTATTGATTGCTGCTGCTGACGGTTTATATTTGACTAAAGATTTAATTAAATTTGATAAACGAATTAGTGGATATGCTCATGGCATTGAGGATCTAGATGATATCGTTGTAGGGCATATAATGGCATATGAGCCATTGATTATTTCTAAAGATGGAGGAGTAAACTGGGACAAATTACCCATAAGATTGCCTAGACCTACATTCGGTGTGACTGCAATAGCTAAAGTAAATAAGGAAAAAGTAATTTACTCAACGAACTCTATTTATGAGATTGATATCCTAAGGTTAGAATCAAAGAAGATAGTTGAAGAAATACCGTCAACTAGGAGAGTAATAAAGATGTAAACCCTTATATTATGTCTCCTATTTTCTTTTTTTGACATTTAGATTTGTAAGGATTAAACTTTATGGCTGTAGAGGAGTCTATAACACATTAACTATACTAATCGATGAAAATATCTCTCAAACATACCTTACATGCTAAGGATATTATTAATAGTTTGGATAACGTGAAAAATAGCTCCTTATAAGTAAAGAAACCAGATAAAGCGTACCTAGCTTTCCTCTTAATTTGAGCTTATTTAAATATTCGCCTTTAGTCTCCTTATTTTTATATAAAATATAATCTACTACTCTAGAAAAAGGAATTTTGGTTACTTTCTTATTATGTAACCATATATTGTATAGAATTGAATATACGTCTTCAGAATTCTCCTTCGAAAGTAGTGGAATGATTATTGCTTTATACTTATCGAGCTCCCTAAAATTCTCGATATCAGTAAAAATAGTTGGATAGATGAAATTCTTGTTTAATTCTTTAATTACTTCTGATTCGATCTTTAATATACAACTTCCTGCTTTAGAGCTTAATACAGGAGACCGCCAATTATTTTCATTCAAACCTAATACTTCTCTTATTTTTGATAGGTTAAAAGCCATGGCTGAGATTACGCTAATCTGTGAAAAATAAACCTTGCCATAATGTGAGCTTAGTTCTAAAAGATTTAGTACGTCTTTCTCATCTCCATAAGCTAACAGGTCATTAGAGATTAGATTCACATAACCATGAATAGATTGAATTTTCAATTCTTCCTTTATGACACTAATTGGTATTTTCCTATCCTTTCTCATTACTTCTACTTCAGCCATGGCTGATGGCCCCTTTATAGGATAGAATCTATCGCTTTCAGTCCCTTGGATGATCTTAGAAGTACTATTCTCATTTAAAACCTTAGGTAATGTAATTTCAGCCTCACCAATTATTACGTGGTCAATCCAATCCTCATTTACGACTTCCCATGCTCCTGGACCACCAGCTAAAACTTTTATATTACATTTCTCTTTGAATCGCTTTACAATTCTAGAAAATTTTCTAAAATAATATGAGTAATTTAGCTCTTCATGAAATATGCTAACTAGTCCCTTAGAAACTTCTGTAAGCCCAAATGGGTCATTAACATAAATCCCAATTAGTTTTTCTTTACATACCAGATTATCGTTTAGTTTCTCAGGCGGTACGATGCGAGATTCTACAATTATTGCTTCTACTTTTCTTAATCCATAAGGGGGATATTTTCTTCCTTTTATAAAACTGGGTAGAAGTCTTAATGGCAAAGGTGGTAATGAGTGAAAAGTAGAATAGTCTGAAGTTAATATCATGTATAAGAGGATAAAAAGGTTATTGTATTTAAACTTTGAGGGGAGGGAGTGATTATAGATTTTTACGTTTACTCGAATAAGGTGAGCTTTACCACTACGCCTTAAAATCGCTTGTTGTTTCATATTCAAGTATTATAAAGGTAATTTCGTTATTTGGTGCGACATTAAAAATATTTATTTGGTTCACTCGAATATTGACTGTAACGGTATTGTATCAATTACCCCATTTATTCCTACTAGAATTATGGAGTTAAGAGTCACTATAATATTACCGGGACCAGGTTGTACTGGTGTTATTATCTGCTTAATTAACTCACCTTTGAGATTAAGTATGTACAATGTTCCATGAGAATTCTGGATCAGAATTAAGTTTCTTACAATATCTACATTACTAAGAGTTGGTCCAGTTTTGAATGTCCATAGGATTTTTCCGTTAGTGAGATTAACCGCATATAAGATCCCTACTGGCGAGTCGTGGAATACAATTCCTCTGTAGATTACTGGTGGTGGAGATTCTAAATTTGGAGGTATTGGTGCGTTTCCTTCATTTAAGGTCCACAATATTTTCCCATTGCTTGAGTTCATAGCTATTAGAATTTCATACATCGAGAAATTGCTATTAAGATGTATTGTGAATGAGGTCACTACAATTCCATTAGAATATGCGGGAGATGAGTCATCAAGTCCTCCTAATGCACTATTATTGAAAACTTCCGATAGATTATCATACCATAAAATCTTGCCATTTTGTGCATTTATTGCCCAGAATACATAGGGATGTGCTGAACCAAAGTAAATTACGTTATTAGCTAGTACTGGAGAACTCATACTGACGTATGATTGTATATTATCACTCCATACTAGTTCTCCATTTGAGATATTTAGTGCAAACACTTCTCCATTACCGTTAGCTTCTATTATCATTCCATTATAATATACTGGCGTTGGCATATCTTCTCCTAGAGTAGTGAAGTTCCAAAGTATCCTTCCATTACTTATATTAATGGCTTCTATTGCATTTTCACCGGTACCTCTTACTGTACAGTTAATAAATTGATTATTACCTAGACCTACAATTAAAATACCGTTAATTATAATTGGCTGTGTCATGATCTGATTTTGAAATTCCTCAGACCATACCACGTTTCCATTACTCAGATTTACTGCGTAAATACATCCAATATCATACATTAATGTTCTAGTTGTAAGATCCATTGGTCCAGATGTGGTCACAATAATCAAATCGCCATATATCGAAGGCGGGACTATTATCGCTCCAGTAACATTCAATATGAAATATCCACTCTTGACTGGCACAAAATATATATGCATTGGGTCTTCTTCGAACATTACAGTGTTTCTGTAATATTTGAACGTGGATTCTGGTATAGATTGAATGACATACGGTTTGGCGAAAGAATTATTGGGTAAAGCTAATGTTTTTACAGAAGTATTAGATAATGTGAGAGACGTAGAAGTGGGAAGGCTATCGTTTATATTTACGCTGTTTTTCTGAACGTTCTGTGTTACTGTTCTGGTTACTATGTTAACCTTATCTAGGGTGTTTATGATAAGCATTGATAACATTATAATTGTAAGTATTAAAATTACTCCAACTATTCGATATCTAATCATATATCGCCTTCGAATTAAGGAAATATAAACTTTATCGTAAGTACTTGTACAAACACTGATTTAATAATACTTATCTTGATGAGATTTTGAACCAGTTATTTAAGGCTGGGAGAAGACTGGAATTTAATTGATATTCTTACGAATTATAGTTGGCTAATCTTTTTATTTTGCCGTCTCTATTTCATAATATGGACGATGTAGAGCGTATTTATAACGTCTACAAATATCCCTATGTAGAGGTTCGGAAAAGTTCAATTTCTACCTTTAGTATGTACTTTCTTAATGGTAGATTAATGGGTTCATTTAAATTTAAGGATGAAGGATATGCAGTAAGATATTATAAAGATGGCTTATTATATTTCATATCATCTAGTAACCCTGATGATTTAGTTAATCCTAAAGAATATAAGATAGAAGGTTGGGAGAGTAATTTTGACAATTCTGAACCTAAGGATGGAACTTATGAGGTAAAGGAAGGTAAACCATTTGACTTGATGTCAATCGATGAAAAGATTAATTATTTTAAAAATCTGTACGAAACTGTAAAAGGTTATAATTCACTTTCGAGCATTTCTTTCTTCTATAACGAAAGTATAGAAGAAAAGGAAATAATAGTTAATGGTTCGCATATAAGGGGGAGAGTACCTAGGCTTTATGTAGGGATGAATCTTGTAATTAGGGAAAATAATAGGACAGCGACTGCTTTTTATGAGCTCGGGGGTAGCGGAGGCTTAGAAGTTTTAGATAGAATGAACTTAAGTGAATTCTTAGCAGATAAGATTAGGTCTGTAACTCAAGTCTTATCTAAAGGTAAGAGTTATGGTGAAAAGGTTACTGATGTTATTCTAAGTAATATGCTAACTGGTATAATGGCCCATGAATCAGTTGGTCATCCATTTGAAGCTGATAGAATATTAGGCAGAGAATTCGCACAGGCTGGTTTAAGTTATTTGGCTGAGATGAAGGAGGGCAAGATAGGTAGTGATGTAGTTAATGTTATAGACGATCCCACAATCCCAGGTAGTGGCGGTTATTATACTATAGATGATGAAGGTGTTGAAGCTAGGCCTAAGTATTTAATCAAGGATGGTAAGATTAACGAATTCCTTCATAATAGATTTAGTGCGGGTAAATTTAATGTTAAGAGTAATGGTTCAGCTAGAGCAGCTAATTTCGATAGGGAACCCTTAGTTAGAATGTCAAATACCTTCTTTAAGCCTGGTAATATGTCATTTGAGGAACTATTGGAGGATGTAAAGGAAGGTGTGTATATAAAGAGTTATATGGAGTGGAATATTGATGATTTGAGATTAGGGCAACGATATGTTGGTTTAGAGGCATATGAGATAAAGAATGGTGAAATAGGCGATCCAGTTCTATTCCCAGTTTTTCAAGGTAAGACTCCGGATTTATTGAAAGCTGTAGATGCCGTAGATAATAGTCTTGTTTTTTATCCGGGAACCTGTGGTAAGGGGGACCCAGATCAAGGTATACCAGTTTGGCTTGGGGGACCTAACATGAGATTAAGAAATGTGAGGATTAAGGTGATGGGAAATGAATGAAGAGATTGTAAAATACGTCGAGGAAATTAAAGGAGAAGAAGTTGGTCTATTAAGAGTCAGAACTAGAAGTATAGTAATAAAAATTGTGGAAAGCAAGATAGCAACAATACAGAGGATGAATAATGAATATTACTTTTTAGCATTGAAGAAAGGAAATCTTGGATTTATAGGAAGGATAAGTAACTTAAAAGAGAAGCCGAATTTAGTCCCAATGGATTTCTATCCAATAATGACTGAAAATGAGAGGGAATACAAGTTAATAAGAAACACTAACGTGTCTTCACTATTTGATGATCTATCTCCACTTTTATCCCTTATTGAATCTGAGTATCCACTTTATGGTATAATATCTGTTGATGATATCGAGAGAGCTCTAGTTACATCTAAAGGGTTTAACGGTTTAGAAAGTAATCAAAGTATTAGCGGGTACTTCAGAGCCAAAAATAAGGAATACAGTGGACAGTGGGCCTTTTCTTCAACAAACTTTTCTCCATCATTAGTTAAAGATAGCATAAAAAAGGCCAACGAGTTAGCGTCTATTACGGGGAAATATGAGATCGCAGAAGGTAAATATAATGTAGTTCTCTCACCATTAGTTATGGGAAATCTAATGGAAAGTGTAGCCAGAATGGCCTCAGGATTTGCAATAATGTCTGGGATGTCTATGTTAAAACCTGGAGAAAAGGTCGGATCAGAGAAGTTTACGTTAATGGACACTCCTAAAGAAGATAGACCTAATTCATGGGGATTCGATGATGAGGGAACATTCACCTATAATAAGCCAATAATAGAGGAAGGAGTATTCGTTACTCCGTTACTAAATAATGAACTGTCTTCAGTCTTTAAGTCGTCTACCACTGGAAATGCTGGGTGGATATATCCTTCAGCTTGGAATTTAGAAGTTAAGGAAGGAAATGTAGGTTATGAATCATTACTCTCTGGAAACGTTGTTTTCATTAATAATGTGTGGTATACTAGATTTCAGAATTACGCTGAAGGAGATTTTTCAACAGTTGCCAGGGATGCTACAGTGGTTTATAAAGATGGTAAACCTGTCGGAATAGCAGGGAGAGTGAGGATAGCTGATAATTTAAAAAGGATTTTACAAAATATAATGGAGTTGTCTAAAGAAAGATACTCTGTAAGATGGTGGGACGCACCTATGCAAGGAGTTTATCCATACGCTCTAATTAAAGACGTTAGGCTTAGTATTGCGTAGATGATGAACCGTGTTTCAGCCAATAGGTGACGAAAACCCTGGTTCTGAATAATTTTTATATCTTATAATCGTTAATTTTACATGTGAATGAGGAAGAGTTCAGAAGTAAGTTAAGAGAGTGGATAAATAATAACGCACCACAATCGCTAAGAGGAAGAAAAATATTATTTGAAACTGTAGAATTTGATAATTACGATGAATTGAGACTTTGGCAAAGAAAACTAGCTGAAGCAGGTTATTTGGGCATAACTTGGCCTAAAGAATATGGTGGACAAGGGTTAGATCCAATTTACGAAGTA
The nucleotide sequence above comes from Sulfolobus tengchongensis. Encoded proteins:
- a CDS encoding TrpB-like pyridoxal phosphate-dependent enzyme — its product is MGKIRIDLPQDEIPTNWYNILPDLPEELPPPIDSTGKSLELLKIVLPSKVLELEFTKERYVKIPEEILERYLQVGRPTPIIRAKRLEEYLGNNIKIYLKMESYTYTGSHKINSALAHVYYAKLDNVNFVTTETGAGQWGSAVALASALFKMKAHVFMVRTSYYAKPYRKYMMQMYGAEVHPSPSDLTDFGRELLAKDPNHPGSLGIAISEAVKYAYEHGGKYVVGSVVNSDIMFKTIAGMEAMKQMESIGEDPDYIIGVVGGGSNYAALAYPFLGEELRRGKVRRKYIASGSSEIPKMTKGVYKYDYPDTAKLLPMLKMYTIGSDFVPPPVYAGGLRYHAVAPTLSLLMSKGIVEARDYSQEESFRWAKLFSELEGYIPAPETSHALPILAEIAEEAKKSGEKKTVLVSFSGHGLLDLGNYASVLFKE
- a CDS encoding MFS transporter, whose amino-acid sequence is MKKALLIVVGSLLLTISQWYAFFLVSQLSFIILSELIGSIVFMTGFITRAMGSVFFGHIGDRINRKTALILTGIILIISSILLTFFPNTVSLLVSRLLQGFSLGGEWGGASTIIVEMYSSYKFRGFIASFIQLAVPIAVILSSSTIILIPIDKWNYSFIIIIILSMISLILVKDMDSELVVPSRSKLPLLEAIRDDWKNILKAIGIKVTESAIFYIFTSFIFAESSLTRSIASIVLLSISLQLFFLPFFGYLSDIIGRKMVVVVGLIIAVLGIFSFFFSVALGEILFSISDSALYAPQSSIFTEIFDKKYRVTASNLSYQIASVLGGALAPLLIRETNSQLVIIVYICITLICVLLIKETKGASV
- a CDS encoding arginine deiminase family protein, giving the protein MRAYANAEWNKLREIAMHKPGLEVMFGLLDSSSFLYARQFKWNKARKEHDTLRRTLKEERIVIYRLKQTLIKKIKYDKKFKDKVVDKVKVGSDDPEFLVELLILRPLLKYKERERGLHLEVTLIDPLSNLYFMRDQQITTHKGVIIGKMFTHQREKEIEVIKLFWEALGIEYNEIKTGKLEGGDFYPMGDFVLVGIGNRSDINGVKELSQLLDGKEIGVVYETKNEFFHLDTFFNVASSASVVGVEELMKESKVEVYYDNKLVNITTLYDYIMKEKGFNLISVNIKEASKYATNFLTIDDGKIISPKNPANKKFEKEGLDVIEVKVSNLTGGAGGIHCMTAIIRRD
- a CDS encoding SRPBCC family protein — its product is MIEFTIEKSFTLPEEVVWTIVRDVNSIPKYWRGVRELDVKEVSKNIYEGKIRFAFPSNGRVRITVDENEKSLTFEYLDGPIRGYNKVKVFKGKIISEWRVRMSGLLRLSENWNKNHFMQGTEHALERILNDAIRTVDNT
- a CDS encoding PQQ-binding-like beta-propeller repeat protein, whose translation is MIRYRIVGVILILTIIMLSMLIINTLDKVNIVTRTVTQNVQKNSVNINDSLPTSTSLTLSNTSVKTLALPNNSFAKPYVIQSIPESTFKYYRNTVMFEEDPMHIYFVPVKSGYFILNVTGAIIVPPSIYGDLIIVTTSGPMDLTTRTLMYDIGCIYAVNLSNGNVVWSEEFQNQIMTQPIIINGILIVGLGNNQFINCTVRGTGENAIEAINISNGRILWNFTTLGEDMPTPVYYNGMIIEANGNGEVFALNISNGELVWSDNIQSYVSMSSPVLANNVIYFGSAHPYVFWAINAQNGKILWYDNLSEVFNNSALGGLDDSSPAYSNGIVVTSFTIHLNSNFSMYEILIAMNSSNGKILWTLNEGNAPIPPNLESPPPVIYRGIVFHDSPVGILYAVNLTNGKILWTFKTGPTLSNVDIVRNLILIQNSHGTLYILNLKGELIKQIITPVQPGPGNIIVTLNSIILVGINGVIDTIPLQSIFE
- a CDS encoding TldD/PmbA family protein codes for the protein MDDVERIYNVYKYPYVEVRKSSISTFSMYFLNGRLMGSFKFKDEGYAVRYYKDGLLYFISSSNPDDLVNPKEYKIEGWESNFDNSEPKDGTYEVKEGKPFDLMSIDEKINYFKNLYETVKGYNSLSSISFFYNESIEEKEIIVNGSHIRGRVPRLYVGMNLVIRENNRTATAFYELGGSGGLEVLDRMNLSEFLADKIRSVTQVLSKGKSYGEKVTDVILSNMLTGIMAHESVGHPFEADRILGREFAQAGLSYLAEMKEGKIGSDVVNVIDDPTIPGSGGYYTIDDEGVEARPKYLIKDGKINEFLHNRFSAGKFNVKSNGSARAANFDREPLVRMSNTFFKPGNMSFEELLEDVKEGVYIKSYMEWNIDDLRLGQRYVGLEAYEIKNGEIGDPVLFPVFQGKTPDLLKAVDAVDNSLVFYPGTCGKGDPDQGIPVWLGGPNMRLRNVRIKVMGNE
- a CDS encoding TldD/PmbA family protein — translated: MNEEIVKYVEEIKGEEVGLLRVRTRSIVIKIVESKIATIQRMNNEYYFLALKKGNLGFIGRISNLKEKPNLVPMDFYPIMTENEREYKLIRNTNVSSLFDDLSPLLSLIESEYPLYGIISVDDIERALVTSKGFNGLESNQSISGYFRAKNKEYSGQWAFSSTNFSPSLVKDSIKKANELASITGKYEIAEGKYNVVLSPLVMGNLMESVARMASGFAIMSGMSMLKPGEKVGSEKFTLMDTPKEDRPNSWGFDDEGTFTYNKPIIEEGVFVTPLLNNELSSVFKSSTTGNAGWIYPSAWNLEVKEGNVGYESLLSGNVVFINNVWYTRFQNYAEGDFSTVARDATVVYKDGKPVGIAGRVRIADNLKRILQNIMELSKERYSVRWWDAPMQGVYPYALIKDVRLSIA